CAGGTTGCTGGTGCCCGCGACGCTCAGATCTCGATCCATCGTCACGTTATCATTGAACGTCGCCACGCCTTTCACCGTCAGTTTCTTCTCCATCGTCACGTCGCCCTTGAGGAGCGACGCGCCGCCGACGGTCAGGTTCTTGTCGGCGACCACGTTGCCGTGCAGGGCGCTGTCGCCGGTCACGGTGAGCGCTCCGTCGACGTTCGTGTCGTGCAGGTTGCTGGTGCCCGCGACGCTCAGATCTCGATCCATCGTCACGTTATCATTGAACGTCGCCACGCCTTTCACCGTCAGTTTCTTCTCCATCGTCACGTCGCCCTTGAGGAGCGACGCGCCGCCGACGGTCAGGTTCTTGTCGGCGACCACGTTGCCGTGCAGGGCGCTGTCGCCGGTCACGGTGAGCGCTCCGTCGACGTTCGTGTCGTGCAGGTTGCTGGTGCCCGCGACGCTCAGATCTCGATCCATCGTCACGTTATCATTGAACGTCGCCACGCCTTTCACCGTCAGTTTCTTCTCCATCGTCACGTCGCCCTTGAGGAGCGACGCGCCGCCGACGGTCAGGTTCTTGTCGGCGACCACGTTGCCGTGCAGGGCGCTGTCGCCGGTCACGGTGAGCGCTCCGTCGACGTTCGTGCCGTGCAGATTGGACGTGCCCGCGACGGAGAGGTCCTTTTTCATCGCCGCGTTCTCCTCGAACGTCGCCGCGCCCTTCACCGTCAGCAGGCCGTTGATCTCCGCTTCCGCGAAGGTTGCCTTGCCGGTCACGCCCAGCGTACCGCCCAGCGTCGTGGCGCCCGTCACTCCCAACGTGCCGCCCACTGTCGCATTGCCGGTCATGGTGGCGTTGCCCAGCGTCGTATCGCCGGTCACGCCCAGCGTACCGCCCAGCGTCGTGGCGCCCGTCACTCCCAACGTGCCGCCGACTGTAACATTGCCGGTCATGCTGGCGTTGCCCAGCGTCGTGTCGCCGGTCACCGTCAGAGGGCCGGCCACGTTCGTGCCGTTCAGGTTGGACGTTCCCACGACGGAGAGGTCCTTTTTCATCTCCACATTCTCTTCGAACGTTGCCGTACCCTTCACCGACGTGTTTTTCAGCGTCGTATCTCCGGTCACGTCCAACGTATTGCGCAATGTAGCGCCGCCGGTCACGTCCAGCGTACTGCGCAGCGTGGCGCCGCCAGTCACGTCCAGCGTACTGCGCAGCGTGGCGCCGCCGGTCACGTCCAGCGTACTGCGCAGTATGGCACCGCCGGTCACGTCCAATGTGCCGCCCAGCGTCGTGGCGCCGGTCGCGTTCAGGTTCACAAAGTTCCCGTCCACCGCTAACGCCGCGTTCGCCGCGATCATGACGCCCAGCAGCGCCGCCCAGCATGACGTGTTTCTTTTCATTTTCGAAATTCCTCCTCGCAAAATAAAAACGATAAAATATCCGTGACGCAAGCCCATGCGCCGACCGTGATCTCACGGTTCACTACGGAAATTTTAATATTTTTCCCCCCCAAAGTCTGTCACCCAATCGGCTACTTTTCGAGGATGACAAAGCTCGGTCAGGCGTTATCCGCCGCGGCCGGCCTCGGGGAGGAGGCGTCCGTCGTCCAAACGCGGCGCGGGCAAAAAATCGAAAGGCCGATCGGGGCGCGGCCGTCGCCGCATACCAAACAGCGCTGGAAGGGGCGGCCTTCCAGCGCTGTCGTCTTTCGATATGAAGTGTGCCGCAGCGGGCGGCTGACGTTTTCTTTTCCATCCGCGCCGCTGCCGTTCTCCGTTTCCGCGTTACTGGCCGAGCCTGACGCGGAAGTTTTCCTTCTCGGGATTGTACTGTTCCGCCAAAACCTCCAGCGGGACGGAATGCTCCATCGTGCCGATCTGGATCGGCGATTCCTCCGGGCAGGTCTTTTTGTCCCTCAAGAGATCGTCTGGCGTTCGGTCTCTGCCGGAATGCCCGGCCTTCCTGTTTCGCTCTTTCCGAACATCACGGGAATCAGCGTAACGGTTAAAATAGTGAGCGCGTTCGATTTGAGCCGCACAGGGGATAAAGGATCCTTTATCATACCTCTGGCATATCATCTGTGAACTGTTCCAATTGTTTATCTATATCTCTGCCGCCATAGATCACACGAATGACAGTTGCCGTCATTTCTTCCGTGTCGGGGATATAGAAAACACAATAATCATCTACCGGCATTACCCTGAGATTCCTGCTTTTCCAAGGTTCTTTTGCATATTGCCTGTACTTTTCCGGAAACGTTTCAAGTTTCCCTATCGCACGTTCCAGCCGTGTAAGTTGAGAATTCGCATTCTCGGGAGCGAGCAGTTCAAAGGCGATATATTCGAATATTTCCCGCAGGTCCCGCTCTGCTTGGCAAGAAATAGCCGTCTCATATCTCGTCATAAGGCATAGCCTTTACGGATCGCTAAAAAGAACTCCTTCGCCGGCTTAGTTCTTCCAGCCTTCATGTCCGCATATCCTTTCTCAAGTTCCTCCGACAACTCCACTGCGCTCATTTCCGACAGATCAAGCGGTCTTCTGGCGGGAAGTACAACTTCAAACGGAAGCCCTCTGTGGATGATGATCTGTTTGTAAAACATATTGATGGCATTGGAAGCCGGCACGCCTAACGCAGACAAAATGCTTTCCGCCTGTTCTTTGACATCCGGTTCGATCCTTACATATAAATTAGCAGATTTCTGTGCCATGAAGATCCCTCCTTTTCGAGTCCATTGTACGCGATTGTACGTACAATCGCAAGTCATATTGCAGAAATCTTCGCTGTTTAATAAAGGAGATGTCCGTCGTCCAAACGCGGCGCGGACAAAAAAACGAAAGGCCGATCGGGGCGCGCCGTCGCCGCATACCAAACAGCGCTGGAAGGGGCGGCCTTCCAGCGCTGTCGTCTTTCGATATGAAGTGTGCCGCAGCGGGCGGCTGACGTCTTCTTTTCCATCCGCGCCGCTGCCGTTCTCCGTTTCCGCGTTACTGGCCGAGCCTGACGCGGAAGTTTTCCTTCTCCGGATCGTACTGTTCCGCCAAAAGCCCGGTGAAGGCGGCGAAATCCATGCTGCCGAGGTCGCCCTTGGCGCGGTCGCGGACGGCCACGGTGCGCGCTTCCACTTCCTTGTCGCCGATCACGAGCATATAGGGCACCTTTTCCATCTGCGCGTCGCGGATCTTGCGTCCCAGCTTTTCGTCGCGGCGGTCGATCTCGACGCGGACGTTCAGATCCTGGAGCTTCTCGGCCACCTCGCGGGCGTAGGACAGATGGTCGTCGCTCACCGCGAGCAGCTTGACCTGCACGGGGGCCAGCCAATAAGGGAACGCGCCGGCGTAGTTCTCGATGAGGATGCCCATGAAGCGCTCGATGCTGCCCAAAATCGTGCGGTGCAGCATGACGGGCCGATGTTCCTTGCCGTCGGCGCCGACGTAGGTCATATCGAACTTCTCGGGCATCGTGAAGTCGAGCTGGATGGTGCCGCACTGCCAGGTGCGGCCGATGCAGTCTTCGAGATGGAAGTCGATCTTGGGGCCGTAGAAGGCGCCGTCGCCGGGATTGAGCACGTAGGGCGTGCCGGTCTCCTCGAGCGTCTCGCGCAGGGCGTTCTCGGCGATCTCCCAGAGCTCGTCGCTGCCCATGGAGTTCTCTGGGCGGGTCGAGAGCTCGACGTGGTACTTGAAGCCGAAGACGTGCGTGTACACGTAATCTTCCAGCTTCATGATCAGCTTCACTTCGTCCTTGATCTGTTCGGGCGTGCAGAAGTGATGCGCGTCGTCCTGGGTGAAGCAGCGCACGCGCATGAGCCCGTGCAGCGCGCCGGAGAGCTCGTGCCGGTGCACGACGCCCAGCTCGCCCATGCGGATGGGCAGCTCGCGGTAACTGTGCTTGCTCGTCTTGTAGATGATGATGCCGCCGGGGCAGTTCATCGGCTTGATCGCGTGCGGGATGTCGTCGATGGTGGTGAAGTACATGTTCTCGCGGTAATGGTCCCAGTGGCCGGACTGGAGCCACAGATCGCGGTTGAGGATCTGCGGCGTGCGGGCCTCGCTGTAGCCGTTGAGGAAATGCAGACGGCGCCAGAAGGACATGAGTTTGTTCATGACGACCATGCCTTTGGGATGGAAGAACGGGAAACCGACGCCCTCGTTGTGCAGGCTGAACAGGTCGAGTTCCCTGCCCAGCTTGCGGTGGTCGCGGCGGCGCGCCTCTTCCATGCGGGCGATGTAGGCGTCGAGCTCTTCCTGCGTGTTGAAGGCGGTGCCGTAGATGCGGGTCAGCATGATGTTGTGCTCGTCGCCGCGCCAGTACGCCCCGGCCATCGACAGCAGCTTGAAGTGCTTCAGAAAGCGCGTGTTGGGCACGTGCGGGCCGCGGCACAGATCGACGTAATCGTCCTGCCAGTACAGGTTGACGGTCTCGTCGCCGACGCCCTCGAGGATTTCGACTTTGTAGGGATCGCTGCGTTCCTTGAACAGTTTGATGGCGTCGGCGACGCCGACCCGCTCGCGGCGCAGCGGGATGGAGCGCTTGGCGATGCGGCGCATTTCCTTTTCGAGGGCGGGCAGGATCTCCTCGGAAACGGTCTCGGGGAATTCGATGTCGTAGTAAAAGCCGTCTTTGATCGTCGGACCGATGGCCACCTTGGCGGCCGGGTACAGATTCATGACGGCCTCGGCCAGCAGGTGCGCCGTGGAATGGCGGACGATTTCCAGTCCTTCCTCCGTCTCCGGCGTGATCGGCTTGACTTCCGCGTCATGATCGACCACGACGTCGAGATCTTTTTCCTCTCCGTCGACGAAAGCGGCGACGGCCCCCTTGTCCAGCTTCCACCGGGAAAGGATGTCTCCGGCCTTGAGCGCGTCGCTTTCAAGCAATTGCCCTTCGGGGCCATGATATTTGAACATTTTGTTGCCTCCTTCTCAAAGCGCGATGCGCTGACTCTGCGCAGCGCGCTGCATTGTACGGTGTTGCCTCGACGGGTCCTAACGGGTCCCCGTGCTTCCGAAGCCGCCGCTCTGGCGGCCTGTCTCGTTGAGCGTTTCGCTGGGCTGCCAGCTGACCCGCGTGACGGGAGCCACCACCATCTGGGCGATACGGTCGCCCGCATGGATGGGAAAAGGCTCGCGGCCCAGATTCACCAAAATCACGCGGATCTCTCCGCGGTAATCGGCGTCGATCGTGCCCGGCGCGTTCGGCACCGAAATGCCGTGCTTCAAAGCCAGTCCGCTTCGGGGACGGATCTGCGCCTCGTACCCTGCGGGCAGTTCGATGTGAAGGCCGGTCCCGACGCCGGCGATTTGGCCGGGTTCGAGCACCAGATCTTCGCTGGCGCGAAGGTCCATCCCCGCCGCCTGGTCAGTCGCGTACTCGGGCAGCGGGATGTCGTCGTTCTCGCGCCGGATCCTGACGGTCAGCGTCATGGTCAACGGCGGTCGCGGCGGAACGGACCGCGGTCGCCCCGGCGCTCGCGGTCGCCGTCGCGGCGGGGAGTTCTGTCGCGCGAAGGGGCGGATGCGTCGGGCAAAGCGGCGATCATTTTGTCGCGCTCTTCCTCTGCGGGAAGGTACTGCGTCAGCCCGGCCGACTCGATCAGGGCGGGGTCGGCCAGCAGGCGGCGGCGCGACAGGTTGATGCGGTTCTGGTCGTCGATCTCCTTGACTTCGACGATGACGTGATCGCCGGGGGCGAAAACGTCTTCTACCTTGCCGATGTGTTTGGTGCTGATCTCGCTGATGTGAAGCAGGCCTTCCTTGCCGGGCAGCACTTCGACGAAAGCGCCGAAGGCCATCAGTCGGGTGACGGTGCCGTAGAACGCCTCTCCGGCTTCGACCTCGCGGACGATGTCGTGGATCATGCGGCGGGCTTTTTCGACGCTGTCGGGCGACACGGCGCAGATGTACACGCTGCCGTCGTCCTCGACGTTGATCTTGGCGCCGCTCTCCTGGACGATGTTGCGGATGATCTTGCCGCCCGGGCCGATCACGTCGCGGATCTTGTCCACGTCGATGTTCATCGTGAAGATGCGGGGGGCGTTGGGCGACAGCGGCGCGGGTTCGGGGATGCAGGCTTCCATCGCGTCGAGGATCTGCATGCGGGCCTGATGGGCCTGCATCAGCGCGCGAGACAGAACCTCGCGGGTGATGCCGCCGGCTTTGTTGTCCATCTGCAGCGCCGTGACGCCGTCGCGGGTGCCGGCGACTTTGAAGTCCATGTCGCCGTAGTGATCCTCAAGTCCCTGGATGTCGGTGAGGATGACCATGTCGTCGCCTTCCTTGATCAGCCCCATGGCGATGCCGGCCACGTGCTTTTTCATGGGCACGCCGGCGGCCATCATCGAAAGGCTGCCGCCGCAGATCGAAGCCTGCGAGCTGGAGCCGTTGGACTCGAGAATGTCGGAGACGACGCGGACGACGTAGGGAAATTCTTCTTCGCCGGGCACCAGCGGCGCCAGCGCGCGCTCGGCGAGAGCGCCGTGGCCGATCTCGCGCCGTCCGGGGCCGCGCATGGGCTTGATCTCGCCCACGGAATAGGGCGGGAAGTTGTAGTGCAGCAGGAATCTTTTGTTGGGCTCGTCGAGTTTCAGACCGTCGATGATCTGATCGTCTTCGCCCAGCATGCCGAGCGTGGTGACTACCAGGGCCTGCGTCTCGCCGCGGGTGAACAGCGCCGAACCGTGGACTTTGGGCAGCACGTTCACTTCGCAGGAAATCGGGCGGATCTCGTCGGTGGCGCGGCCGTCGGCGCGGATCTTGTCGCGGGCCGTGATCGTGCGCATCGTGCTTTTGACCAGCGCTTCCACCGCGCCGGCGATGTAGCCTTCGGCGTCGGCGTAAAGATCAGCGAAATGGGCCGTCGCCTTCTCCACCAGCGCGGAGATCGCGGCGCCGCGCTCCTTTTTGCCGTGGATCATCACGGCCTTCGCGGTCTCTTCGCTCAGGTTGTCCTTCACCCAGCGGTCGATCTCTTCGATCGCCAGCGGCGCGGGCAGCTCCGTCTTGGGCTGGCCGATCTCCTCGCGGATCCGCAGCTGAAACGCGACGATCTTTTTGATCTCGTCCTGCGCCGTCTGCAGCGCATTGACGAGCAGTTCTTCGGGAACTTCCTTGGCGCCGGCTTCGACCATGGTGATGCCGCCGGCGTGTCCGGCCACCGTCAGGTCGAGCGTGCTCTCGGCCATCTGCTCCTCGGTGGGATTGACGACGAGTTCGCCGCCGATGCAGCCCATGCGCACGGCGCCGACCGGGCCGCCCCAGGGGATGTTGGAGATCGTCAGCGCCACGGAAGCGGCGTTGATGGCGAGGATGTTGGCGGGATTCTTCTGATCGACGGCCAGCACCGTGGCGACGACGTGCACGTCGTTGCGCATGGAATCGTCGAAGAGCGAACGGATCGAGCGGTCGACGACGCGGGCGCTGAGAATGGCGGTCTGGGAAGGACGGCCTTCCCTCTTGATGTAGCCGCCTGGGATCTTGCCGGCGGCGTAATAGCGTTCTTCAAAATCGACGAGCAGGGGAAAGAAATCCAATCCCACGCGGGGCTTGTCCGACATGCAGGCGGTGGTGAGAATGGTCGTTTCTCCATGAGACGCGACAACGGCCGCGTTGGCCTGCTTGGCGACTTTTCCGGTTTTGAAAACCAGATCCTGGCCGCCGACGTTCAGTGTGTAGGTCTTTTCCATATAAAAGACTCCTCCTCTTTCTTTTCGATCGCGATATATAATAGCGTAAGAATAACACAATTTCATATAAATGCGAGAGTCGAATTTCAAGATCGGCGCATAAATCCGAGGGAATCGCCCTTAGAATCCCTGAAAACTTTTTGTCAAAAAAGAAAGAGAGAGTTCCGAACGAACGGGACTCTCTCTTTCCGTTGGGCTTAATGGCGAAGGCCCAGGCTTTCGATCAGCTGCTTGTAGCGGTTGAAATCCTTTCCGCTCAGATAGCGCAGAAGCTTGCGGCGCTTGCCGACAAGGGTCAGAAGGCCCTTCTTGGAATGGTGGTCGTGGATGTGCACGCGCAGGTGATCGGTCAGATCGCGAATCCTCTGCGTGAGAACGGCGATCTGCACTTCGGGCGAGCCGGTATCGGTGGGATGCACGCGATACTTCTCGATGAGCTCGGTTTTGACTGACTTCTCCAACATAATGCTTCACCTCATGGGGCAATAATCCTGAAACAACGTAGCTCCTCTCCGACTTTGCGCTCCATGGAAGCAAAGCGGAACGGGAAGCTCCCGAGGGGGAGCAACGGAGTAACAGGTCGAAAAGCATTGTAGCATCGCTTCGCAGGAGTTGCAAGCTCTTTTTCGCGAGGGACGGGAAAAAGCGGGGCGCCGGACCGACGGCCGCCGGAAAAAATCTAACCCTTGAACGAGGCGATCGCCGACAGCACTTCGTCGATGTCGGCTTCGGTGTGGTCCGCGTTGATCTGGAAGCGGATCTCCTCGGCGCCCTTGGGCACCACGGGATAGGTCATGCCGGTGGCCAGCACGCCGTGCTCCGTCAGGTGCGCGACCAGCGCTTTGGTACGGGCCGTGTCGTGAAGCACGAGCGGCGTCACGGGGTGTTCGCCGGGGATCGTCTCGTAACCGAGCGCGACCAGGCCGTCCTCGAAACGCTTGGTCACGGCGCGCAGATGAGCGAGGATCGTGCGGCCTTCTTCGCTGTCGAGGATCTCCAGCGCCTTTATGGCGGCATAGGCTTCGCCGACGGTGATGGGATTGGAATAGATGTACATGGCGGCGTGCTCGCGCAGATACGTGATCAGCGCGCGCGAACCGACGACGTAGCCGCCGTTGACGCCGTACGCCTTGCCGAGCGTGCCCATCAGCACGTCGACGCGGGCGCCGGTGATCTCCTCCGTGCCGCGCCCCGTCCTGCCGAACGCGCCGACGCCGTGGGAATCGTCGACCACGACGAAGGCGTCCTCGGCGAAGCGATCGTCATAGCTGTGCACCAGCTCGACGATCTCCTTCAAAGGCGCGTGGTCGCCTCTCATGCTGAAGATGCCGTCGGTCACCACCAGAGCGCGCTTGGCCCCGCTCTTGACGGCTTCGTCCAGACAGCGCTTGAGGTCGTCGAGAGAGTTGTGCTTGGAGACGGCGCGCAGCCCCGACTTGCCCAGGCCGAGTTTGATGGCGTTGATGATGCTGTTGTGGTTCAGTTCGTCGCTGATGACGAAGGTTTCCTTGCTGATCAGCGAGGTCAGGACGCCGCCGACGGTCACGTAGGCGGCGCTGAAGATCATGGCGTCCTCGCGGCCGTGGAAGGCAGCCAGCTTGTGCTCCAGGTCGCGGTGCGCCTTGAAGGTGCCGCTGATGAAGCGGACCGCGCCGGGACCGACGCCGTACTTGCGCGTGCCCTCTTCCTCCGCGGCGATCATGTCCTCGCGCAGCGACAGGCCCAGATAGGAATTGGAATTCATGCGGATGAATTCCTTGCCGCCCTCCCCTTTCAGGAAATAACGGGGCCCCTTGGCGCCTTCGCCCTTTTTCACGTCGACGATGATCTGTTCTTTGCCCTTCAGACGGCCTTCCTGCTTCAACTTTTCAAGCTCCGCCGTCAGTACCGCTTCGAGTTTTTTCATCGTATGAATGCCTCCTGCCTTACGAGATTTTTTTAAAACTTCGCCTTGTCGCCGAGTTTGGCGCGCAGGTTCTTGAGCATGTCCACCGTCATGCTCTCCAGATCGTATTTGGGATCCCAGTCCCATTCCGCCCTGGCAGCCGAATCGTCGAGAGAGTTCGGCCAGCTGTCGGCGATGGCCTGGCGCACGGGATCGACGGCGTAATCCATCGCGAACGAAGGGATATGGGCGCGGATCGCCGCGGCGACCTGTTCCGGCTCGAAACTCATGCTGGTGATGTTGAAGCAGCAGCGGTGGACCAGCCGCGACGGATCGGCTTCCATCAGCTGGATCATGCCGTCGATCGCGTCGGGGATGTACATCATGTCCATGTAGGTGCCCCTGGCGATGTAGCTGGTGTACTTGCCCTGCTGCACGGCCTGATAGTAGATGTCGACGGCGTAATCGGTGGTGCCGCCGCCGGGCAGCGTCTTGTAGGAGATCAGGCCGGGGAAACGCACACCGCGGGTATCGACGCCCCATTTTTTATGGTAATATTCCGCCAGGAGTTCGCTGGCCACTTTCGTCACGCCGTAGATCGTATTGGGGCGCTGCAGCGTGTCCTGCGGCGTTTTGTCGCGAGGCGTATCGGGGCCGAAGGCGGCGATGGAACTGGGGAAAAAGACGGCGCTGTGATAGATCCGACCGCATTCGAGGGCGTTGTAGACCCCGTTGATGTTGATGTCCCAGGCGAGCTGAGGTTTCTTCTCGGCCGTCGCGGAAAGCAGTCCGGCCAAATGATAGATCGTGTCCGGCTTGAACTTTTCGACCTGCTCCGCGTACTTTTTGCCGTCGCGGGCGTCGAGAATCACAAAAGGCCCCTCGGGAAGGACATGGGCCGAGTCCTCGCGGATATCGGTCGCGAGAACGTTTTCCGCGCCGTAATCACGTCTCAGCTTGGTGACGAGCTCTGTGCCGATCTGGCCGAGACAGCCAGAAACCATGATCTTTTTCATCAAAACGCCTCCAGTTGACTTCTTATTTTTCTTAAGTATATGGAGGCGAAGTTTGTTTGTCAAATGAGTATAATTCGAAATGAGATTCTATATATAATAAAATAACATAAAAATAGGACATGGATTTTTATACTCCGAGAGAGTAGAATAATATAGTATCCAGGCAGAAATTTTGCTTTCGGGAAGGGAGAAATCTGAAACATGACATTGGAAGAGCTGATGCCTCGTATCAGCGGAGACAAGGCCGCCTCGTACTACATCGCCAACGTGCTGCGCGAGGCCATTTATCGGGGAATTCTTCAGGAAAACGAGCAGTTGCTGCAGAACCAGCTCGCGGCGCGGATGGGCGTCAGCCCGATCCCGCTGCGGGAAGCTTTGAAGCAGCTCGAGATCGAAGGGCTGGTCGAATTCCGCGGCCGTCGCGGCGCGATCGTTTCCGGGCTGAGCCTTGAAGACGCCCGCGAAATTTACGACATGATCACCTGGCTCGAAGTCGGCATCATGAAAGTCTCCTTCGACCTGATCTCGAACGCGCTGATCCAGGAAGAAGAGGTGCTGCTGGACAGGATGGAAAAAGAGGAAGATCCCGTCAAATGGCGCGACATGAACGTGCTCTTCCATTCCTCGCTGTACGAGCCGGCCGACCGACCGATGACGCTCGATATGCTCGCCAAACTGCGCCGTCAGGTCGACCGTTACATCCGCAACCATCTCAGTTCCATGCGCAAGGAATCGGAGGAGCAGCACCGCGAAATCCTTGCCGGCGTGAAGGCCCATGACCTCGACCGCACGCTCAAGGCTCTGGAAAGCCACCTTGTCAACACGTCCAAGGACCTTCAGGCTTATATGCGCCACGTCCAGAATCGCAATCACGAATAATTTGCCCGCCTCAAAAAAAAAGCAGTCCCTTTCGATCGTCCACACCCGGCGATCACAAGGGACTGCTTTTTCCGTCAAAAAAACGGTCCGGATCAAAAACGATTTCCTCGTCGGCGGCGTCTGCCCCAAGCAGCTTGCGCGCATGCGAAAGCGCCTCTTCTTCCTGGTCGTTTCCGGAGAGCATCCGCGCGATCTCCCGGATCCGCTCTTCCCCCTCGACGCGCGTCACGGTGGAGAGCGTGCCCCGGCGCGTCACGCGGTAATGTCGGTTTGCCAGCGCCGCGATGCTGGCTTCATGGGTGATCAGAATGACCTGGACGCGGTCGGCCAGCTCGCGCAGCTTCAGGCCGGTCAGATAGGCGGCCCGTCCGCCCAGCCCGGCTTCCACTTCGTCGAAAACGACCGTGGGCGGCATCAGTTCATCGGGAAGCGAGATCTGGATGGCCAAAAGGATACGGCTCAGCTCGCCGCCGGAAGCCGCTTTCGCTACCGGAATTTCCTGATCGCCGCGCCGCAGGACGAAATCCACCTTCTCGGCGCCGTTTGCTTTCAGTTTATT
This sequence is a window from Pyramidobacter sp. YE332. Protein-coding genes within it:
- a CDS encoding type II toxin-antitoxin system RelB/DinJ family antitoxin; its protein translation is MAQKSANLYVRIEPDVKEQAESILSALGVPASNAINMFYKQIIIHRGLPFEVVLPARRPLDLSEMSAVELSEELEKGYADMKAGRTKPAKEFFLAIRKGYAL
- the rpsO gene encoding 30S ribosomal protein S15, giving the protein MLEKSVKTELIEKYRVHPTDTGSPEVQIAVLTQRIRDLTDHLRVHIHDHHSKKGLLTLVGKRRKLLRYLSGKDFNRYKQLIESLGLRH
- the dut gene encoding dUTP diphosphatase, with product MTLTVRIRRENDDIPLPEYATDQAAGMDLRASEDLVLEPGQIAGVGTGLHIELPAGYEAQIRPRSGLALKHGISVPNAPGTIDADYRGEIRVILVNLGREPFPIHAGDRIAQMVVAPVTRVSWQPSETLNETGRQSGGFGSTGTR
- a CDS encoding aminotransferase class I/II-fold pyridoxal phosphate-dependent enzyme, with protein sequence MKKLEAVLTAELEKLKQEGRLKGKEQIIVDVKKGEGAKGPRYFLKGEGGKEFIRMNSNSYLGLSLREDMIAAEEEGTRKYGVGPGAVRFISGTFKAHRDLEHKLAAFHGREDAMIFSAAYVTVGGVLTSLISKETFVISDELNHNSIINAIKLGLGKSGLRAVSKHNSLDDLKRCLDEAVKSGAKRALVVTDGIFSMRGDHAPLKEIVELVHSYDDRFAEDAFVVVDDSHGVGAFGRTGRGTEEITGARVDVLMGTLGKAYGVNGGYVVGSRALITYLREHAAMYIYSNPITVGEAYAAIKALEILDSEEGRTILAHLRAVTKRFEDGLVALGYETIPGEHPVTPLVLHDTARTKALVAHLTEHGVLATGMTYPVVPKGAEEIRFQINADHTEADIDEVLSAIASFKG
- a CDS encoding YadA-like family protein, with protein sequence MKRNTSCWAALLGVMIAANAALAVDGNFVNLNATGATTLGGTLDVTGGAILRSTLDVTGGATLRSTLDVTGGATLRSTLDVTGGATLRNTLDVTGDTTLKNTSVKGTATFEENVEMKKDLSVVGTSNLNGTNVAGPLTVTGDTTLGNASMTGNVTVGGTLGVTGATTLGGTLGVTGDTTLGNATMTGNATVGGTLGVTGATTLGGTLGVTGKATFAEAEINGLLTVKGAATFEENAAMKKDLSVAGTSNLHGTNVDGALTVTGDSALHGNVVADKNLTVGGASLLKGDVTMEKKLTVKGVATFNDNVTMDRDLSVAGTSNLHDTNVDGALTVTGDSALHGNVVADKNLTVGGASLLKGDVTMEKKLTVKGVATFNDNVTMDRDLSVAGTSNLHDTNVDGALTVTGDSALHGNVVADKNLTVGGASLLKGDVTMEKKLTVKGVATFNDNVTMDRDLSVAGTSNLHDTNVDGALTVTGDSALHGNVVADKNLTVGGASLLKGDVTMEKKLTVKGVATFNDNVTMDRDLSVAGTSNLHDTNVDGALTVTGGASVGKDLTVGGNSLLRGTLDVDGFATFRSGASMGGNRLLEVADGRVERWSQDAVNGGQMWEMNRRLSEDIRNSGSRSAALAGLHPLDYDPGAPTSVAAAVGSYRGDTSLALGINHYFSEDVLLSLGSTIGKQPMVNLGVSFRLGRDAKKVSSRRQLRQELNKKDALLLSLLRRVEKLEQERR
- the thrS gene encoding threonine--tRNA ligase — its product is MFKYHGPEGQLLESDALKAGDILSRWKLDKGAVAAFVDGEEKDLDVVVDHDAEVKPITPETEEGLEIVRHSTAHLLAEAVMNLYPAAKVAIGPTIKDGFYYDIEFPETVSEEILPALEKEMRRIAKRSIPLRRERVGVADAIKLFKERSDPYKVEILEGVGDETVNLYWQDDYVDLCRGPHVPNTRFLKHFKLLSMAGAYWRGDEHNIMLTRIYGTAFNTQEELDAYIARMEEARRRDHRKLGRELDLFSLHNEGVGFPFFHPKGMVVMNKLMSFWRRLHFLNGYSEARTPQILNRDLWLQSGHWDHYRENMYFTTIDDIPHAIKPMNCPGGIIIYKTSKHSYRELPIRMGELGVVHRHELSGALHGLMRVRCFTQDDAHHFCTPEQIKDEVKLIMKLEDYVYTHVFGFKYHVELSTRPENSMGSDELWEIAENALRETLEETGTPYVLNPGDGAFYGPKIDFHLEDCIGRTWQCGTIQLDFTMPEKFDMTYVGADGKEHRPVMLHRTILGSIERFMGILIENYAGAFPYWLAPVQVKLLAVSDDHLSYAREVAEKLQDLNVRVEIDRRDEKLGRKIRDAQMEKVPYMLVIGDKEVEARTVAVRDRAKGDLGSMDFAAFTGLLAEQYDPEKENFRVRLGQ
- a CDS encoding polyribonucleotide nucleotidyltransferase, translated to MEKTYTLNVGGQDLVFKTGKVAKQANAAVVASHGETTILTTACMSDKPRVGLDFFPLLVDFEERYYAAGKIPGGYIKREGRPSQTAILSARVVDRSIRSLFDDSMRNDVHVVATVLAVDQKNPANILAINAASVALTISNIPWGGPVGAVRMGCIGGELVVNPTEEQMAESTLDLTVAGHAGGITMVEAGAKEVPEELLVNALQTAQDEIKKIVAFQLRIREEIGQPKTELPAPLAIEEIDRWVKDNLSEETAKAVMIHGKKERGAAISALVEKATAHFADLYADAEGYIAGAVEALVKSTMRTITARDKIRADGRATDEIRPISCEVNVLPKVHGSALFTRGETQALVVTTLGMLGEDDQIIDGLKLDEPNKRFLLHYNFPPYSVGEIKPMRGPGRREIGHGALAERALAPLVPGEEEFPYVVRVVSDILESNGSSSQASICGGSLSMMAAGVPMKKHVAGIAMGLIKEGDDMVILTDIQGLEDHYGDMDFKVAGTRDGVTALQMDNKAGGITREVLSRALMQAHQARMQILDAMEACIPEPAPLSPNAPRIFTMNIDVDKIRDVIGPGGKIIRNIVQESGAKINVEDDGSVYICAVSPDSVEKARRMIHDIVREVEAGEAFYGTVTRLMAFGAFVEVLPGKEGLLHISEISTKHIGKVEDVFAPGDHVIVEVKEIDDQNRINLSRRRLLADPALIESAGLTQYLPAEEERDKMIAALPDASAPSRDRTPRRDGDRERRGDRGPFRRDRR
- a CDS encoding type II toxin-antitoxin system RelE/ParE family toxin, translated to MTRYETAISCQAERDLREIFEYIAFELLAPENANSQLTRLERAIGKLETFPEKYRQYAKEPWKSRNLRVMPVDDYCVFYIPDTEEMTATVIRVIYGGRDIDKQLEQFTDDMPEV
- a CDS encoding L-threonine 3-dehydrogenase, which gives rise to MKKIMVSGCLGQIGTELVTKLRRDYGAENVLATDIREDSAHVLPEGPFVILDARDGKKYAEQVEKFKPDTIYHLAGLLSATAEKKPQLAWDININGVYNALECGRIYHSAVFFPSSIAAFGPDTPRDKTPQDTLQRPNTIYGVTKVASELLAEYYHKKWGVDTRGVRFPGLISYKTLPGGGTTDYAVDIYYQAVQQGKYTSYIARGTYMDMMYIPDAIDGMIQLMEADPSRLVHRCCFNITSMSFEPEQVAAAIRAHIPSFAMDYAVDPVRQAIADSWPNSLDDSAARAEWDWDPKYDLESMTVDMLKNLRAKLGDKAKF